Part of the Flavobacteriales bacterium genome is shown below.
CGCATTCTAACAGAGCTTCAAGAGCACCCTCATATAGCCCTTCCGTGATCTCTTCGTTCCACTCAGAAACGACAATTCCGAAGCGCCAACCGGTGGCGTTCGGAATTGATTCGTATACGTGGCCCGATAAATTTTTATTCTCCGTAGCCATTATAACTTGGCTTCGACGCCGGCGATGTATTTATCGATATTCTGTGCATCGCGTGATTCCGGATACTCTTTCTTGATTCTCTTGTACAACTTGATCGCCTGATCGTTGTCCTCGATGTACTCTGCGGCTTGCGCTGCCTTCATCAGGTAGAGCGGGGTGGTGAACTCGTTGCTACGGGCATTCACGGCTTTGATGTAGTAGTCCAAAGCGTCTTCAGGTTGGTCGATCTGAGCGAAACAGTCGCCGATCGCGCCTAAATGAACTGCCGCTAGGATCTCATCGCCTCCGTCGAATTCCTCGAGGTAATCGATCGCAGAAACGAAGTCACCCATGCGCATATAGGCTACACCTGCATAATAATTAGCCAAGTTACCCGCCTTGGTGCTGCCGTAGTCGTCGGCAACGTCCAAGAAACCCAAGTGTGCAGCATCGCCATTTATTGCGCCATTCACGTCGTTCCTCTCCAAAGCGCGCTCTGCCCATGCCATTTCAGAGGCAGCCTCGTTCTCTTTTGGGATTTGGATCAAGTACTTGTACGCTTGATATCCACCAATGAGGATCACGATGGCCGCAACGGCGATCAGTAATACGTTCTGGTTTTCCTCAATGTACTGCTCGGTCTTCGATAGTGCTTGTTCAACGGCTTTCAACTGCTCGTCTCCTTGACTTTTCTTCTTCTTAGCCATGAATCTTTCTAAATTTGAGGCACAAAAGTAATTCTTTTTATACAAATTACCGACTGGGCCTACGGCCCGAAGGCCACTTCTGCTCACCTCATGTATTTAAAGGAACTCTCTCTCGTACAATTCAAGAACTATCCGGAACTCCGGCTGCCCCTCGATGCACAGATAAACTGCTTCGTAGGCCCCAATGGCTCTGGTAAAACGAATCTTCTCGACGCCATTTACTACCTCAGCTTTTGCAAGAGTTATTTTAATCCGGTCGATTCACAAAATGTAAGGCACGGCGACGAATTCTTCGTGATCGAAGGGTGGTATCAGCGGCAAGAGCGACCCGAGCATCTTTACTTGGGTGTTAAGAAGGGACAAAAGAAATCGGTCCGCAGAAATAAAAAGAAGTACGATCGCATTTCGGAACACATAGGGCTGTTTCCACTCGTCATCATCAGTCCTTCGGATCGAGATCTCATTTTAGAAGGCTCCGATGTCCGGAGGAAATTTATCGATGGGGTCATCGCTCAAAGCAATAAGAGGTATCTCGATGATCTACTTCAATACAACCGCATTCTCCAACAACGGAATAGCTTATTGAAATACTTTGCGGCGAACCGGTCTTTTGACGCCACTTCCCTCGAAACCTACGATGAGCAGCTCGACCCTCTAGCCGAAAGGATTCATCAAGATCGGAAGGAATTCCTCGATCGCTTTATTCCCATATTTCAGAAATACTACTCCGACATTAGCGGTGGAGCCGAGGAGGTAGGAGTGGAATATCAGGCTAAGCTTGGAGAGCAATCGCTTCAGCTCGTTTTATTCGAATGCCGAGAAGACGATCGCCGCCGCCAACATACGACTCAGGGAACCCATAAAGACGATCTCGAATTCACCCTCCAGGGTTATCCCATTAAAAGGACGGGATCACAAGGTCAACAAAAAACATTCTTGATCGCGCTGAAACTAGCGCAGTTTACCTTCCTGAAAGAGTTGACGGGAATTACACCGATATTGCTACTCGACGATATTTTTGATAAACTGGACGATCAACGAGTAGGAGCACTCATTCGGATGGTCGAAGAACATAGATTCGGCCAAATATTCCTTTCGGACACTCATTTCGAGCGCACGGAAAGCCTTGTGAAACAGTTCAACGAATCGTACCGTATGTACACCGTATGTAAAGGAGAGGTCAAATGAGAAGCCAAGAAAAATCGATCGGGGAAATATTGAA
Proteins encoded:
- a CDS encoding DNA replication/repair protein RecF is translated as MYLKELSLVQFKNYPELRLPLDAQINCFVGPNGSGKTNLLDAIYYLSFCKSYFNPVDSQNVRHGDEFFVIEGWYQRQERPEHLYLGVKKGQKKSVRRNKKKYDRISEHIGLFPLVIISPSDRDLILEGSDVRRKFIDGVIAQSNKRYLDDLLQYNRILQQRNSLLKYFAANRSFDATSLETYDEQLDPLAERIHQDRKEFLDRFIPIFQKYYSDISGGAEEVGVEYQAKLGEQSLQLVLFECREDDRRRQHTTQGTHKDDLEFTLQGYPIKRTGSQGQQKTFLIALKLAQFTFLKELTGITPILLLDDIFDKLDDQRVGALIRMVEEHRFGQIFLSDTHFERTESLVKQFNESYRMYTVCKGEVK
- a CDS encoding tetratricopeptide repeat protein, which produces MAKKKKSQGDEQLKAVEQALSKTEQYIEENQNVLLIAVAAIVILIGGYQAYKYLIQIPKENEAASEMAWAERALERNDVNGAINGDAAHLGFLDVADDYGSTKAGNLANYYAGVAYMRMGDFVSAIDYLEEFDGGDEILAAVHLGAIGDCFAQIDQPEDALDYYIKAVNARSNEFTTPLYLMKAAQAAEYIEDNDQAIKLYKRIKKEYPESRDAQNIDKYIAGVEAKL